The following are encoded together in the Clostridium sp. BJN0013 genome:
- a CDS encoding shikimate kinase, translating into MKKQIKNIVIIGMPGCGKTTIGKLISSKLNKKFVDLDDYIVDKAECTIPEIFQKGEEHFRNIESEVVGEVSMEEDMVISTGGGVIKRQKNIVNLKKNGVVFFVDRPLENIVNDVDISTRPLLKNGTGEIEKLFKDRYEIYNSCCDFSVDNICDIEKVADDIVEIYKNCM; encoded by the coding sequence ATGAAAAAACAAATTAAAAATATAGTTATTATAGGGATGCCAGGTTGTGGCAAAACCACAATTGGAAAGTTGATATCATCTAAGTTAAATAAAAAGTTTGTAGATTTAGATGATTATATAGTAGATAAGGCAGAATGTACTATTCCAGAAATTTTTCAAAAGGGAGAAGAACATTTTAGAAATATAGAATCGGAAGTGGTAGGAGAAGTCAGCATGGAAGAGGATATGGTAATATCTACCGGTGGAGGAGTAATAAAAAGGCAGAAAAATATTGTAAATCTTAAAAAAAATGGGGTTGTGTTTTTTGTGGATAGGCCTTTAGAAAATATAGTTAATGATGTGGATATTTCAACTAGACCTCTCTTGAAAAATGGTACGGGGGAAATAGAAAAACTTTTTAAAGATAGATATGAAATATACAATAGTTGCTGTGACTTTTCAGTAGATAATATATGTGATATTGAAAAAGTTGCAGATGATATAGTGGAAATTTATAAAAATTGTATGTAG
- the aroE gene encoding shikimate dehydrogenase yields MSNFYGLIGAKLGHSFSPLIHEMILNKINLQGKYNLFEIESQNLGGAIAALKILGCRGINITIPYKIKIMKYMDYVSEEALKIGSVNTVQFVDNKLKAYNTDYYGFGMTLKRYKINVFNKDVVILGTGGASKAVLRYSMDKGAKSIIYVSRKPKNISNAEVDVISYEQLHHIKDGDIIINSTPCGMYPQIDTCAVDREILSKFNTAVDLVYNPQETMFLKIGKKLGLKAANGLYMLVAQAVAAQQIWQGREVSLETLDEIYYKLLNIQ; encoded by the coding sequence ATGAGTAATTTTTATGGACTTATAGGTGCCAAGTTAGGGCATAGTTTCTCTCCGTTAATACACGAAATGATATTAAATAAAATAAATTTACAGGGTAAATATAATTTGTTCGAAATAGAATCACAGAATTTAGGAGGAGCAATTGCAGCACTAAAGATTCTGGGATGCAGGGGTATAAATATAACTATACCTTATAAAATTAAAATTATGAAGTACATGGATTATGTATCTGAAGAAGCATTAAAGATAGGATCAGTAAACACTGTACAATTTGTAGATAATAAGTTAAAGGCATACAATACAGATTATTATGGATTTGGAATGACTTTAAAAAGATATAAAATAAATGTGTTTAATAAAGATGTAGTGATATTGGGAACGGGTGGGGCTTCTAAAGCTGTACTAAGATATAGCATGGATAAGGGTGCAAAATCTATTATATATGTAAGCAGAAAACCTAAGAATATATCCAATGCTGAAGTAGATGTTATTTCTTATGAACAGTTGCATCACATAAAAGATGGAGACATTATAATAAATTCTACTCCCTGTGGAATGTATCCCCAGATAGATACTTGTGCTGTAGATAGAGAAATTTTAAGTAAGTTTAATACAGCTGTGGATTTAGTGTACAATCCACAGGAAACTATGTTTTTGAAAATAGGAAAAAAGTTAGGTCTGAAGGCAGCCAATGGATTATATATGCTGGTAGCTCAGGCAGTGGCTGCCCAACAGATTTGGCAGGGTAGAGAGGTATCCCTGGAAACTTTAGACGAGATATATTATAAATTATTAAATATACAGTGA
- the pheA gene encoding prephenate dehydratase translates to MESLDYLRDKIDKIDGEMIKLFQERMDIVCKVAEYKKKNDMDIMDKSREENVIQTQLKRLENKSIEKETKIFLKEIMKISRNFQKKSFGSSCYTNKECLNVKKYDKSCKVGFQGVLASFSHEALIDYFGHEAEALNFDTFKDVFQGLKDGKINYGVLPIENSSTGGILEVYDLLRDYGFYIVGEKCIKVNHNLLGVKGASLNDIKEVYSHSQAFMQSSRFLDKHKNWRLIPYLNTARSAKYVSEENDKSRASIASKKAAELYGLEILSENINYNTNNYTRFIIISRNEECNKNENKISILITLPHEPGSLYKVLKYFEENNLNMTKIESRPMVDRSWQYFFYIDFYGNILEQNTQEALRGIENESVYFKLLGKYKGDCII, encoded by the coding sequence TTGGAAAGTTTAGATTATTTGAGAGATAAAATAGATAAGATTGATGGTGAAATGATTAAGCTTTTTCAGGAAAGAATGGATATAGTCTGTAAAGTAGCAGAGTATAAAAAAAAGAATGATATGGATATAATGGACAAAAGTCGGGAAGAAAATGTAATACAAACTCAATTAAAAAGGCTTGAGAATAAATCCATAGAAAAAGAAACGAAAATTTTTCTAAAAGAAATTATGAAAATAAGTAGAAATTTTCAAAAGAAAAGTTTTGGAAGTTCATGTTATACAAATAAGGAATGTTTAAATGTAAAAAAATATGATAAATCATGTAAAGTAGGATTTCAAGGGGTATTGGCTTCATTTAGTCATGAGGCTCTAATTGACTATTTCGGACATGAAGCTGAAGCTTTAAATTTTGACACCTTTAAAGATGTATTTCAAGGATTAAAGGATGGAAAAATAAATTATGGTGTGCTACCTATCGAGAATTCTTCTACGGGAGGAATTTTAGAGGTATATGATTTACTCCGTGATTATGGATTTTATATAGTAGGAGAAAAATGTATTAAGGTTAATCATAATTTATTGGGAGTAAAAGGAGCTTCTCTTAATGATATAAAAGAGGTTTATTCCCATAGTCAAGCTTTTATGCAAAGCAGTAGATTTTTGGATAAACATAAAAACTGGCGTCTCATACCTTATCTTAATACAGCTAGAAGTGCTAAATATGTAAGTGAAGAAAATGATAAAAGTAGGGCATCTATAGCCAGTAAGAAAGCAGCTGAACTTTATGGCTTAGAAATATTAAGTGAAAATATAAATTATAATACTAACAATTATACCAGATTCATAATAATAAGTAGAAATGAAGAATGTAATAAGAATGAAAACAAAATTAGTATATTGATTACTTTGCCTCATGAACCTGGAAGTCTATATAAAGTGCTTAAATATTTTGAAGAAAACAATCTGAACATGACTAAAATTGAGTCTAGACCTATGGTAGATAGATCATGGCAGTATTTTTTCTATATTGATTTCTATGGCAATATTTTAGAGCAAAATACTCAAGAAGCTTTAAGAGGAATAGAAAATGAAAGTGTTTATTTTAAATTATTGGGTAAGTATAAAGGAGATTGTATAATCTAA
- the aroC gene encoding chorismate synthase: MSGVWGSKIKLSIFGESHGKAIGIVIDGLKPGIEIDMEYIKNEMKRRAPGDSPLSTPRRETDKFDILSGYFNGRTTGTPLSAIILNNNTRSRDYEKTASLLRPGHADFTGNVRYRGFNDYRGGGHFSGRITAPLVFAGAICKKILEDKGILIGSHIKSIGTIEDGSYFNPVSISEESIVKLSKSKFPVLDGVKGKEMEKCILKVKEEGDSVGGVIETAVVNLPAGIGEPFFDSVESSIAHLLFSVPAVKGVEFGEGFNITTMKGSEANDEYYLSEDDIMKTYTNNNGGILGGITNGMPVIFRTAIKPTPSISKTQKTVDINKKQNTFLKIEGRHDPCIVPRAVPVVEAVAAIGILSLMEY, encoded by the coding sequence ATGAGTGGAGTGTGGGGAAGTAAAATAAAATTATCTATTTTTGGAGAATCACATGGAAAAGCTATAGGAATAGTTATAGATGGACTAAAACCAGGAATTGAAATTGATATGGAATATATAAAAAATGAAATGAAGAGAAGAGCTCCAGGAGATAGTCCTCTTTCTACCCCGAGAAGAGAAACGGATAAATTTGATATCTTAAGTGGCTATTTTAATGGAAGAACTACAGGTACACCACTTTCAGCAATTATATTAAATAATAATACCCGCTCTCGTGATTATGAAAAAACTGCAAGTCTTTTAAGACCTGGTCATGCAGATTTTACTGGTAATGTAAGGTATAGAGGGTTTAATGACTATAGAGGTGGAGGACATTTTTCAGGAAGAATAACAGCACCTTTGGTTTTTGCAGGTGCCATATGTAAAAAAATACTGGAAGATAAGGGAATATTAATAGGGAGCCATATAAAAAGCATAGGTACAATTGAAGATGGAAGTTATTTTAATCCTGTTTCTATAAGTGAGGAGAGCATTGTTAAACTTTCAAAGAGTAAATTTCCTGTATTGGATGGAGTAAAAGGCAAAGAGATGGAAAAGTGCATTTTAAAAGTAAAAGAGGAAGGAGATTCTGTAGGAGGAGTTATAGAAACTGCAGTAGTAAATTTACCAGCAGGTATAGGAGAGCCCTTTTTCGATTCTGTAGAGAGCAGTATTGCACATTTGTTATTTTCTGTTCCTGCAGTTAAAGGGGTAGAATTTGGTGAGGGTTTTAACATAACTACTATGAAAGGTTCTGAAGCTAATGATGAATATTACCTGTCAGAAGATGATATAATGAAAACTTACACAAATAATAACGGGGGAATTTTAGGGGGAATTACAAATGGAATGCCTGTTATATTTAGAACAGCTATAAAGCCCACTCCTTCTATATCAAAAACCCAAAAAACTGTAGATATAAATAAAAAACAAAATACATTTCTAAAAATAGAAGGAAGGCATGATCCATGTATTGTACCTAGGGCTGTACCTGTGGTTGAAGCAGTGGCGGCTATAGGAATATTGAGTTTAATGGAATATTGA
- the aroA gene encoding 3-phosphoshikimate 1-carboxyvinyltransferase, translated as MKYISINPTKLEGQVRVPPSKSVCHRALICASLSNGISNITNVDFSEDIEATCNALKSLGVIIEKGSSSLTIKGNPSLYVKEPNIHCFQSGSTLRFLIPLAATLGKEITFTGDGKLVERPLNVYYDIFESQKIYYKTEDGKLPLTINGRLKPGNYKVSGDVSSQFITGLLFALPLLEGDSKIEITTELESKSYVDITIDMLDKFGIYIDGSSYREFIIKGNQTYKGVDCNIEGDFSQVAFWLVMGALGKGITCRGLDMDSLQGDRIIVHILKNMGVEIEEKENCIEVKPSKTSGVVIDVSQCPDLVPVLAALASVSHGTTEIINAARLRIKESDRLKAITSELNKIGAEVIEEEDCLIIHGKEKLKGGNVNSWKDHRIAMALAAVSSKCTEPLVIEGAECVKKSYPGFWEDFRSLGGEIDEWSVGK; from the coding sequence ATGAAATATATATCAATAAATCCAACTAAATTAGAGGGCCAGGTAAGGGTTCCACCTTCAAAAAGTGTATGCCATAGGGCTTTAATATGTGCTTCTTTGAGCAATGGTATAAGTAATATAACTAATGTAGATTTTTCGGAAGATATAGAAGCTACTTGTAATGCTTTAAAAAGTTTAGGTGTAATTATAGAAAAAGGCAGTAGTTCGTTAACCATAAAGGGAAATCCAAGTTTATATGTAAAAGAACCTAATATACACTGTTTTCAGTCTGGCTCTACATTAAGATTTTTAATACCTTTGGCTGCAACTCTAGGTAAAGAAATAACTTTTACAGGGGACGGAAAGTTAGTAGAAAGGCCTTTAAATGTGTACTACGATATATTTGAAAGTCAAAAAATTTATTATAAAACAGAGGACGGAAAGCTGCCTTTAACTATAAATGGAAGGTTAAAACCAGGAAATTATAAAGTCAGTGGGGATGTAAGCTCCCAATTTATAACAGGTCTTCTCTTTGCACTTCCTCTTTTAGAAGGAGATTCAAAAATAGAGATAACTACAGAATTGGAGTCTAAATCCTATGTGGATATTACTATTGATATGCTAGATAAATTTGGAATTTACATAGACGGAAGCAGTTATAGAGAATTTATAATTAAAGGCAATCAAACTTATAAAGGAGTAGATTGTAATATAGAAGGAGATTTTTCTCAAGTAGCATTTTGGCTTGTTATGGGTGCCCTTGGCAAGGGAATCACATGTAGGGGGCTTGATATGGATTCTCTTCAAGGAGATAGAATTATAGTACATATACTGAAGAATATGGGAGTAGAAATTGAGGAAAAGGAAAATTGTATAGAGGTTAAACCTTCTAAGACTTCAGGTGTTGTTATTGATGTTTCCCAATGTCCGGATCTTGTACCTGTTCTTGCAGCATTAGCTTCTGTAAGCCATGGAACTACTGAAATTATAAATGCAGCAAGACTTAGGATTAAAGAATCAGATAGACTAAAGGCAATAACTTCTGAATTGAATAAAATTGGGGCAGAAGTAATAGAAGAAGAGGATTGCCTTATAATACATGGAAAAGAAAAGCTTAAAGGGGGAAATGTTAACAGCTGGAAAGATCATAGGATAGCCATGGCACTGGCAGCGGTGTCATCAAAATGTACAGAGCCTTTAGTAATAGAGGGAGCTGAATGTGTGAAAAAGTCCTATCCGGGTTTTTGGGAAGATTTTAGAAGTTTAGGAGGGGAAATAGATGAGTGGAGTGTGGGGAAGTAA
- the aroB gene encoding 3-dehydroquinate synthase has translation MKAIDINVKEKNYRIYIKKDVLSSIGEKLRPIYQGKSIAIITDTNVEKLYMKILKKSLLDSGFTVKIISIEPGEKSKNLATLERVYGELCKFQIRRKDIIISLGGGVVGDLSGFAASTYLRGINYIQVPTSLLAQVDSSIGGKVAVDLPWGKNLVGSFYHPDAVFIDPNVLLSLNDKFFSDGMGEVIKYGFIKDKGILKRLDFCKNKDEILEYIEDIIYKCCNIKKELVEKDERDLGERMMLNFGHTLAHGIEKYYDYGKYSHGEAVAIGMAYITNRTEKMNITKKGTYDYMKGILKKYGLPIDMPDMDKQTLVNSIALDKKSSGDKINIIVIEEAGKCKIMKIKLSDVYEFLFSGDII, from the coding sequence ATGAAGGCTATTGATATTAATGTTAAAGAAAAAAATTATAGGATATATATAAAAAAAGATGTATTAAGTTCCATTGGAGAAAAATTAAGACCTATTTATCAGGGTAAAAGTATAGCGATAATTACTGATACAAATGTAGAAAAACTGTATATGAAAATATTAAAAAAGTCTCTTTTAGACAGCGGATTTACAGTGAAAATTATATCTATAGAACCAGGAGAAAAGAGTAAAAATTTAGCTACACTGGAAAGGGTATATGGAGAACTGTGTAAATTTCAGATAAGGAGAAAAGATATAATAATTTCTCTAGGAGGTGGAGTAGTGGGAGATCTTTCAGGTTTTGCTGCTTCAACTTACTTAAGAGGTATAAATTATATTCAAGTACCTACTTCTCTTTTGGCACAGGTAGATAGTAGTATAGGTGGAAAAGTGGCTGTGGACTTACCCTGGGGTAAGAATTTGGTAGGAAGTTTTTATCATCCAGATGCTGTATTTATAGATCCAAATGTACTTCTATCTTTAAATGATAAATTTTTCAGTGATGGAATGGGGGAAGTTATAAAATACGGATTTATAAAAGATAAGGGTATTTTAAAACGACTAGATTTCTGTAAGAATAAGGATGAAATTTTAGAATATATTGAGGATATAATATATAAGTGCTGTAACATAAAGAAAGAGTTGGTAGAAAAAGATGAGAGAGATTTAGGAGAAAGGATGATGCTAAATTTTGGTCATACGCTGGCACATGGCATAGAAAAATATTATGATTATGGCAAATATAGTCATGGAGAAGCTGTTGCTATAGGTATGGCATATATAACAAATAGGACTGAAAAAATGAATATAACCAAAAAAGGAACTTATGACTATATGAAAGGTATATTGAAGAAATATGGACTTCCAATAGATATGCCGGATATGGATAAACAAACTCTTGTTAACTCTATAGCTCTCGATAAAAAGTCTTCGGGAGATAAAATAAATATCATAGTTATAGAAGAAGCAGGAAAATGTAAAATAATGAAAATAAAATTATCAGATGTATATGAATTTCTATTTTCTGGAGATATTATATAG
- a CDS encoding prephenate dehydrogenase: MEDCDFNINIAVVGMGLIGGSYAMALRDLKPKCIIGIDKDKYALKSALNDGIVDRVYESGGDFLKQMDLVIIALYPKDTIEFIKNNLQYLKKGTLITDTSGIKQNIVESVNSFLPEYLEFIPGHPMAGKESMGIKWASKDIFKGANYIITPGGKNTSRGLQKIDKMARAIGCSNVTYVSPEEHDRIVTFTSQLPHVIAVSLMNSHREDYKDNIELFTGGSFKDATRVAQINSKLWTELFIMNSDNLIEEIESFQRSMEILKKAIMTKDVSTMKCIFEKSMSKRKELVKGQ; the protein is encoded by the coding sequence GTGGAAGATTGTGACTTTAATATTAATATAGCTGTTGTAGGTATGGGACTTATTGGAGGCTCTTATGCTATGGCTCTCAGAGACTTGAAGCCTAAATGTATTATTGGAATAGATAAGGATAAATATGCTTTAAAAAGTGCTTTAAATGATGGAATTGTAGATAGGGTTTATGAAAGTGGAGGAGATTTTCTTAAGCAAATGGATCTTGTTATAATAGCCCTTTACCCTAAAGATACAATTGAATTCATAAAAAATAATTTACAGTATTTAAAAAAAGGCACGCTTATAACAGACACTTCCGGTATAAAGCAAAATATAGTAGAGAGTGTAAATTCATTTTTGCCTGAATATTTAGAATTTATTCCTGGACATCCTATGGCAGGAAAGGAATCTATGGGTATAAAGTGGGCATCTAAAGATATTTTTAAAGGGGCCAATTATATAATAACTCCCGGGGGAAAAAATACTTCCCGGGGGCTTCAGAAAATAGATAAAATGGCAAGAGCTATAGGCTGTAGTAATGTGACCTATGTAAGTCCAGAGGAGCACGACAGGATAGTTACTTTTACAAGTCAACTTCCCCATGTTATAGCTGTATCTCTTATGAATTCACATAGGGAAGATTATAAAGATAATATAGAATTATTCACCGGGGGAAGCTTTAAAGATGCTACTAGAGTAGCACAGATTAATTCTAAATTATGGACTGAATTATTTATTATGAATTCAGATAATCTCATAGAGGAAATAGAAAGTTTTCAAAGAAGCATGGAGATATTGAAGAAAGCTATAATGACTAAAGATGTAAGTACTATGAAATGTATTTTTGAAAAGTCCATGTCAAAAAGAAAAGAATTAGTTAAAGGACAGTGA
- the aroF gene encoding 3-deoxy-7-phosphoheptulonate synthase: protein MIVIMSPKTPTEEIIILKQKIESENNVSINVIQGKEYCIMGLIGDTTKVDASKIRANEFVENVEKVQQPYKLVNRLFHPEDTVIKVKDASIGGEKLAVIAGPCSVESEEQIVEIAKDVKESGAKFLRGGAFKPRTSPYSFQGLGNEGLELLKIARQETGLPIVTEIMSEDMIDKFVEDVDVIQVGARNMQNFELLKQLGKTKKPILLKRGLSSTIEELLMSAEYIMSEGNENVILCERGIRTFETYTRNTLDLSAIPAIKKLSHLPIIVDPSHAAGLWWMVEPLAKAAVAVGADGLMIEVHNDPANAKCDGQQSIKPKVFRNIMKDINKMIDVIKL, encoded by the coding sequence ATGATAGTAATTATGAGTCCAAAAACACCGACAGAAGAAATAATCATATTAAAACAAAAAATTGAATCAGAAAATAATGTTTCTATAAATGTAATACAGGGAAAAGAATATTGTATAATGGGACTGATTGGGGATACTACAAAAGTTGATGCAAGTAAAATAAGAGCCAATGAGTTTGTAGAAAATGTAGAAAAGGTTCAACAACCTTACAAATTAGTTAACAGATTGTTTCATCCAGAAGATACTGTAATTAAGGTAAAAGATGCATCTATAGGTGGAGAAAAACTGGCAGTTATAGCAGGCCCTTGCTCTGTAGAAAGTGAAGAACAAATAGTGGAAATTGCAAAGGATGTAAAAGAAAGCGGTGCTAAATTTTTAAGAGGAGGTGCTTTCAAGCCAAGGACATCACCTTACAGCTTTCAAGGACTTGGAAACGAAGGATTGGAACTCTTAAAAATAGCAAGGCAGGAAACAGGACTTCCCATAGTTACAGAAATTATGTCTGAAGATATGATAGATAAGTTTGTAGAAGATGTAGATGTAATACAAGTAGGTGCAAGAAATATGCAGAATTTTGAACTCTTAAAACAACTAGGAAAAACTAAAAAGCCGATTCTTTTAAAAAGGGGATTGTCTTCTACAATTGAAGAACTTTTAATGTCTGCAGAATATATAATGTCTGAGGGAAATGAAAATGTAATACTCTGTGAGAGAGGAATAAGAACTTTTGAAACCTATACTAGAAATACTTTAGACTTAAGTGCTATTCCTGCTATAAAAAAATTAAGTCACCTTCCTATAATAGTTGATCCAAGTCATGCTGCAGGACTTTGGTGGATGGTAGAACCCCTTGCAAAGGCCGCAGTGGCGGTAGGTGCAGATGGACTTATGATTGAAGTTCATAATGATCCTGCCAATGCAAAATGTGATGGACAGCAATCTATAAAACCAAAAGTGTTTCGAAATATTATGAAAGACATAAATAAAATGATAGATGTTATAAAACTATAG
- a CDS encoding SH3 domain-containing protein has product MNRSKKLVFAFFISTAIMSSKNVVNTVHAAGDLPNIQSSAYTASGNIFAKCGYTGQCTWFTYGRVLEKLGIALPSEFYGNAVDWWYVNAKDNVYSYGSEPKANSIIVWGGGSVGYGHVGFVEKVDGDTIYFNEGNFSVRGSYDGNVKTISKEAIKNRGNLYLKGYIYVGEGTTSSGSNSNQSSGSPTNTYQPVSNGTYQSGVVNISNSSSVLNIRNGAGTSFSILNYLKKGETVQIVGTVGDWYKIKLNSSYGYVSSNYISLGTSTTNNASQQLSSNSSTQTSGSSTSISSGYVKLSTASSTLNLRSAPQGNIISSLPNGTAVNILESNGSWYKVSVNGTTGYVYSSYISTSQTVTTSNMAATNTSTSQSSTSSQTGTVTLSNSSSVLNLRNNPWTGRVLTTLHNGSNVTILGTEGQWYKVQWGSTVGYVHSDYIKI; this is encoded by the coding sequence ATGAATAGATCTAAAAAACTAGTATTTGCTTTTTTTATTTCAACAGCTATCATGAGTAGCAAGAATGTAGTAAATACTGTACATGCTGCTGGAGATTTACCAAATATACAAAGCAGTGCATATACTGCATCTGGAAATATATTTGCCAAATGTGGATATACAGGTCAATGCACCTGGTTTACTTATGGACGTGTTCTTGAAAAATTGGGAATTGCACTTCCTTCAGAATTTTATGGTAATGCAGTGGATTGGTGGTATGTTAATGCTAAAGATAACGTATACTCCTATGGTTCAGAACCAAAGGCAAATTCCATAATTGTATGGGGAGGTGGCTCCGTAGGTTATGGACATGTTGGATTTGTGGAAAAAGTAGATGGAGATACTATATATTTTAACGAAGGTAACTTTAGTGTAAGAGGAAGCTATGATGGAAATGTAAAAACTATTTCAAAAGAAGCTATAAAGAACAGAGGAAATTTATATCTTAAAGGATACATATATGTAGGTGAAGGTACTACATCTTCCGGTTCTAATTCTAATCAAAGCAGCGGTTCTCCTACAAATACATACCAACCTGTAAGTAATGGTACTTACCAAAGTGGAGTGGTAAATATATCAAATAGTAGTTCAGTTTTAAATATAAGAAATGGAGCAGGTACTTCTTTTTCAATATTAAACTATTTAAAAAAAGGAGAAACAGTTCAAATAGTAGGGACTGTTGGTGATTGGTATAAAATCAAATTAAATTCTTCTTACGGATACGTTAGTTCTAATTATATAAGTTTAGGTACCAGTACTACTAACAATGCAAGTCAACAGCTTTCTTCTAACTCATCAACACAGACTTCTGGGAGCAGTACTTCTATAAGTTCAGGATATGTTAAATTAAGCACTGCCTCTTCTACATTAAACTTGAGAAGTGCACCTCAGGGCAATATAATATCTTCCCTTCCTAACGGGACAGCTGTAAATATTTTAGAATCCAATGGAAGCTGGTATAAAGTATCTGTAAATGGTACTACAGGATATGTATATTCAAGTTATATAAGCACTTCACAAACTGTAACTACATCTAATATGGCAGCTACAAATACCTCTACAAGCCAATCATCAACTAGCAGCCAAACTGGAACGGTAACTTTAAGTAACAGTTCTTCTGTATTAAATTTGAGAAATAATCCTTGGACAGGCCGTGTCCTTACTACACTACATAATGGAAGTAATGTTACAATTTTAGGTACTGAAGGTCAATGGTATAAAGTACAATGGGGCTCTACAGTTGGATATGTCCATTCAGACTATATCAAAATATAA
- a CDS encoding response regulator, producing the protein MYKIIMLDDMVYVRYRVKDILENIGMEVCDSGTSFDFFNKLYDNKKELNLIILEVGLSSEDGFSILRKIRGRNLNIPIMVLTKLNDRSSFIKCIKEGTSDYILKPFNNKMLIDRISKLVVCHENSNKSEEIIYLNFQQYIVRQIVKCKAENKKFSVIMVSLIKEHFTELDEKIDVRDSYLILIDFLYNRLKVIFKVPDLFEKYGLSTFVGVLPDCDKEKVLSIINNMKVIYTKLKAMDKRYSEYVLQFSFVVFPEDGEDKQQLLDKLTVKMKVEMLRN; encoded by the coding sequence ATGTATAAGATTATAATGTTGGATGATATGGTTTACGTTAGGTATAGGGTAAAGGATATTTTAGAAAATATAGGTATGGAAGTATGTGATTCAGGAACTTCTTTTGATTTTTTTAATAAATTATATGATAATAAAAAAGAATTAAATTTAATAATATTGGAAGTAGGACTCAGTAGTGAAGATGGTTTTAGTATACTTAGAAAAATAAGAGGTAGAAATTTAAATATACCTATAATGGTACTTACTAAATTAAATGACAGAAGTTCTTTTATAAAATGTATAAAAGAAGGTACTTCAGATTATATATTAAAACCTTTTAATAATAAAATGTTAATTGATAGAATATCCAAGCTTGTAGTATGTCATGAAAATTCAAATAAATCAGAGGAAATAATATATTTAAACTTTCAACAGTATATTGTTAGACAAATTGTTAAATGTAAAGCTGAGAACAAAAAATTTTCAGTTATTATGGTAAGCTTAATAAAAGAACATTTTACGGAATTAGATGAAAAGATAGATGTAAGAGATAGTTATCTTATTTTAATAGATTTTCTTTATAATCGACTAAAAGTTATTTTTAAAGTACCAGATTTATTTGAAAAATACGGCTTGTCAACTTTTGTAGGAGTACTTCCTGATTGTGATAAGGAAAAAGTCCTTTCAATTATAAATAATATGAAAGTGATTTATACTAAATTAAAAGCAATGGATAAAAGATATAGTGAATACGTACTTCAGTTTAGTTTTGTAGTATTTCCAGAAGATGGTGAAGACAAACAACAATTACTAGATAAATTAACTGTTAAAATGAAAGTAGAAATGCTTAGGAATTGA
- a CDS encoding SDR family oxidoreductase, whose translation MENLSGKVAVVTGASRGIGRSIAVNLAKCGALVAINYIQNEKEAYKTLDMVKQAGSTGMLVQGDVASYNSAKKIMGNILSNMGKIDILVNNAGISKVGLFMDMKENEWEEIINVNFKGVLNCTHCVLDHMISKKSGSIINISSMWGKVGASCESIYSASKGAVNLFTKSIAKEMGPSNIRINAVAPGVIDTEMNSWLREEERKSLIDEIPIGRFGKSDDIGKIVCFLAGESSQYITGQIITVDGGMI comes from the coding sequence ATGGAGAATTTATCTGGAAAGGTAGCAGTGGTTACTGGAGCATCCAGAGGCATAGGCAGAAGTATTGCAGTAAATTTAGCTAAATGTGGCGCTTTAGTAGCAATAAATTATATTCAAAATGAAAAGGAAGCCTATAAAACTTTAGATATGGTAAAACAGGCAGGTTCTACTGGAATGTTAGTACAAGGAGATGTGGCCTCATATAATAGTGCTAAAAAAATAATGGGAAATATTCTAAGCAATATGGGCAAGATAGATATATTAGTAAATAATGCAGGCATATCCAAAGTAGGCCTTTTTATGGATATGAAAGAAAATGAATGGGAGGAAATAATAAATGTTAACTTTAAAGGAGTACTTAACTGTACCCATTGTGTATTAGACCATATGATTTCAAAAAAATCAGGTTCCATAATAAATATATCTTCCATGTGGGGAAAAGTAGGAGCATCTTGTGAATCTATTTATTCTGCATCTAAAGGGGCTGTAAATCTTTTTACAAAATCCATTGCCAAGGAAATGGGACCTTCTAATATAAGAATAAACGCTGTGGCACCAGGGGTTATCGATACAGAGATGAATTCATGGCTTCGAGAAGAAGAAAGAAAAAGTTTAATAGATGAAATACCTATAGGTAGGTTTGGAAAAAGTGACGATATAGGAAAAATTGTATGTTTTTTAGCAGGAGAATCATCTCAGTATATAACAGGACAGATAATAACCGTAGATGGGGGAATGATTTAA